The region TCCGAGGCGGTTCGCCAGTTTAAGCGACGCTACATCCTCGAGGTGCTTGCACAGCATCGCGGGAATCAGTGCAAGGCAGCCGAAGAACTCGGCATGCACCGCAATACTTTGAGCCGCACACTTGCAGAGTTGGAGATGGACTCTACCCAGATTCGCTACGGAATGCGTCGGCCACCTGCAAGTGAACGTCCGCGCATTCAGAGTATTGCGTCGACATTCAACCGCAGTGCCACGGGTGTCCGCTAGCCCATTCCTGCGTCTTAGCTGCAGCAGTTTATGCCAAAGATTCCGCAAGACAATGCTTCCCGGTTCTGTGTAAAAACGGTAGCGTTGTCGCTTGCGCTGACCTGCGTCAGCTATGCGCAGCAGCCTCCGGATCCTGCGCCTCCAAAGACCGATGCGGCTTCAAAGACAAGCACAGATTCCTCTCAAGAGTTCTCCAGACGCCAGCTGCGTGAAGCGGACAATGCCTACCTTGAGGGTGCCCGTCTCCTGGATCGAGGAGAGCTTGCGGCTGCCGAAAAGGCCTTTTTGAAGGCGTCGAAGATCGTTCCCACCAGATTGGAATACGTACAGGCAGCAACACTGGCGCACGAACACCGAGTCACCGAGTTGGTGCAGCAGGCTGGAAGAGCAAGGCTGCTGGGGCATCCTGATCAGGCAGATGCTCTGCTCGCCCAGGCCAACAGACTGGATCCGGAGAACAACATCGTCAGCCAGCACATGAACATTGCCTCTCAGCCCCCGTCGCGTCTCGAGACACAGGTTCGAAGCGCAGGTCGAAATCCCTTCGAGCGCCGGACAGACAGGCTGGCTGGCCCGATTGTGCTGTCTCCTTCCGCCGAACAAAGTGACCTTCATCTTCGCGGAACGACCCAACAGGTGGTTCAGCAGGTATTTTCGCTCTACGGCATTCGTACCGTTATGGATGAATCCGTAGCGAACCAGCCGATGCGAATCGACCTGGAAAAGATGGGCTATGAACGCGCTTCCGACGTCATCCTGAGCATGGCGCACGCCTTCGCAGTTCCTCTAGACGAACATACGGTCATCGTCGCGAAAGACACGCAACAGAACCGCGAACGTCTGGAGCCGCAGTTGGAAGAGACGATCTACATCCCGGGCTTCACCTCCGCACAGATGAAAGAGTTGGGGACAGTCGTACAGAATGTCTTCGACGTAAAAAAAGCCAGCATTCAGAGCAATGGCGGCACGATTGCCGTACGAGCGCCACAGGACACGATCTCGGCCATCGACCAGATTCTCACCGACCTGATCGATGGTGGAGCTGAAGTAGTCTTGGACATCAACCTTTACTCGGTCGATCGTACGCGGCAACGCAAGATCGGAGCCCAGCTTCCGCAGCAGATCGGGGTGTACAACGCTGAGAGCGCAGCTCACGATATCGTGAGTGCCAACCAGTCCCTTGTCGATCAGGCGATCTCGCAGGGGCTGGTGCCCGCGGATGCCAACGATATCACCATTGCCCTTGCGCTCATCTCCTCGGGATTGGTTCAGAGCTCCTTGCTTGCCAACACAATCGGATTCTTCGGCGGTGGGCTAACAATGTCGGGTGTGACCACCAATGCAGCAACCACCTTTCAGCTGGCTCTCAACTCGAGCGACACCCGTGTGCTCGACACCATCAAACTGAGACTGAATGATCGTGAGACTGGAACCTTTCGCTCCGGCACTCGCTATCCCATCATCACGTCAACTTACAGCAGCGGCATTACGGGACTGCCTGGATCGCTGGCTGGGGCAACCATCAATGGCGTCAGCGCACAGTCCCTTATCAGCCAGGCGACCAGCGTAACAATTCCTCAGATTCAGTTTGAAGATCTTGGACTGACCATGAAGGCCACACCGACCGTGCAGAAGTCCGGCCAGGTGACCATGCAACTCGATTTGAAGATCGAGGCACTGGGAAGCTCGTCGTTGAACAACATTCCCGTATTGGCGAACAGGCAGTATGTCTCCACCATTACGGTCAAAGACGGTGAGAGCGCCCTGCTCGCCAGTTCCCTCTCTCGCACTGAGGCTGCAGCGGTGAGTGGACTACCCGGTCTCGGGGAGCTTCCGGGCTTCCAGACGGCGACCGCAAACAAGGTTTCAGAGCTGGATACTAGCCAGCTGGTCCTGCTGATCACGCCGCATATCGTGCGTCACCGGAAGGACAATACGGCCGGTCCACGCATCGCCTTTGAACGCCGGCTACCGGACTAAAGGTCCGCCGATTTCATAGAGTTGCAGCCGCCAGCACCTGTTTGACCACAATGACAGGGATCGTTATACTGAGGATGTGAGAGCGGGAGTAGCTCAGTGGTAGAGTGCTTCCTTGCCAAGGAAGATGTCGCCGGTTCGACCCCGGTCTCCCGCTCCAAAGAATCCCTGCCTGAGTTACACTTCCTAGACAAGCTATTTGCAGGGCTGGAAAGAGTAAGCAGCCCACCGGGGCGCGGTACCCAAGTGGTAAGGGAGAGGTCTGCAAAACCTTTATGCGTCGGTTCGATCCCGACCCGCGCCTCCAAAATTTCCCGATAAACAAAAAATGATTCCCCGCCATTCAAGTTGCTTCATCAGCAGACACCGGGTCAGCGTAGACATATCTTGTTCCTGGAAGGACAGGCCAGCAGAATAGATTGCCTTTCAGAAACACTCATAGCAGATGATCAGGACGAAGCCTGCGGGAACTACAGCTTCGTCTTTTCCATTTAATTTTCCTCAGACCGAGTGAGCCTACGAGAGCCGTTATGTGATGTTCCCTGCACCTGCCAAAAACTCTTGCCATGCGCTGGGTACAGCAGCCGCACTGTATTGATCGAATACGGCCCTGCATCAAGATCAATCTCTCCTTTGTGAAAAGTGACCTTTGTGTTGGCCTCCTTGAGGTCCTGCTCCATGAGGTTGGTTTCAAGCACCCTGGAGGCCCCGAATGGCACGGTGATCTTCGCATGGGTGTCTTCGCCGGCCCATTCATAGAAGCGAAGGATGAGACTATCGCCATCTTCGCTTTTCTTCATCGCTGTCAGAACGAGGGTGTCGGGAGCAACGCGCACAAGGGAATGCTTTGCTGGCAGATCTCCTGTATGCGCTTCGACCTGGAAAGACTGCATCGGATAGTTGAATTCATAAGCCCGCAGGACGGTTTCGGCCTTCTTCCACGAGCCAGGGTGCGGATAAAGCGAGTAAGTGAAGTGCTGATGCCCTCGATCGGCAGTTGGATCAGGATAAAGAGGAGCGCGTAACAGTGAGAGGCGAAGCACGTTGCCAAGTGCGTCATAGCCGTACTTGGAGTCATTAATGAGGCTGAATCCATGTTCGCTGTCGCCAAGATCGGCCCATCGCAACGCGGGAACTTCGAAGCGAGCGGCATCGACAGGATTGTTGCGCGAGGTGCTGCGCTCGATACTGCCGTAGGGAATC is a window of Edaphobacter sp. 12200R-103 DNA encoding:
- a CDS encoding helix-turn-helix domain-containing protein — translated: MKRELDALVIQMYSSGVSYSEAVRQFKRRYILEVLAQHRGNQCKAAEELGMHRNTLSRTLAELEMDSTQIRYGMRRPPASERPRIQSIASTFNRSATGVR
- a CDS encoding type II secretion system protein GspD, with amino-acid sequence MPKIPQDNASRFCVKTVALSLALTCVSYAQQPPDPAPPKTDAASKTSTDSSQEFSRRQLREADNAYLEGARLLDRGELAAAEKAFLKASKIVPTRLEYVQAATLAHEHRVTELVQQAGRARLLGHPDQADALLAQANRLDPENNIVSQHMNIASQPPSRLETQVRSAGRNPFERRTDRLAGPIVLSPSAEQSDLHLRGTTQQVVQQVFSLYGIRTVMDESVANQPMRIDLEKMGYERASDVILSMAHAFAVPLDEHTVIVAKDTQQNRERLEPQLEETIYIPGFTSAQMKELGTVVQNVFDVKKASIQSNGGTIAVRAPQDTISAIDQILTDLIDGGAEVVLDINLYSVDRTRQRKIGAQLPQQIGVYNAESAAHDIVSANQSLVDQAISQGLVPADANDITIALALISSGLVQSSLLANTIGFFGGGLTMSGVTTNAATTFQLALNSSDTRVLDTIKLRLNDRETGTFRSGTRYPIITSTYSSGITGLPGSLAGATINGVSAQSLISQATSVTIPQIQFEDLGLTMKATPTVQKSGQVTMQLDLKIEALGSSSLNNIPVLANRQYVSTITVKDGESALLASSLSRTEAAAVSGLPGLGELPGFQTATANKVSELDTSQLVLLITPHIVRHRKDNTAGPRIAFERRLPD